The Methanolacinia petrolearia DSM 11571 genome has a segment encoding these proteins:
- a CDS encoding SAM-dependent methyltransferase: MNDEAAVQAGCLNEFVLNPVGIIKNGIKTPPLVAGEQGLTVNESCESAIEKMANSPETLSEIILNDELEELLDGIDDYSHLVIVYWGHEIGDQGRKLKRIHPAGQEDYPLKGIYSTFSPARPNPVLVTVVKLIERDGPRLTVRGLDAIDNSPVLDIKPYVAELFSFKNTQIPGWITKILEEFVDESRK, encoded by the coding sequence ATGAACGATGAAGCCGCCGTACAGGCAGGATGCCTGAATGAATTTGTTTTAAACCCCGTGGGAATCATAAAAAACGGGATTAAAACTCCGCCGCTTGTTGCCGGAGAACAGGGACTGACCGTCAATGAATCATGCGAATCCGCGATTGAAAAGATGGCGAACTCCCCTGAAACCCTTTCCGAAATCATACTGAATGACGAACTGGAGGAACTTCTCGACGGAATAGACGACTATTCTCACCTGGTTATCGTCTACTGGGGGCATGAAATCGGAGATCAGGGAAGGAAGCTCAAAAGAATCCATCCTGCAGGTCAGGAGGATTACCCGCTTAAAGGAATATACTCCACTTTCAGCCCGGCAAGACCTAACCCTGTACTGGTTACGGTAGTAAAGCTAATCGAAAGAGACGGCCCCAGGCTGACGGTCCGGGGGCTGGATGCAATAGACAACAGCCCTGTCCTCGACATCAAACCGTATGTCGCTGAATTATTCTCTTTTAAAAACACTCAAATCCCCGGTTGGATTACAAAAATTCTCGAAGAATTCGTAGATGAAAGCAGGAAGTGA
- a CDS encoding FmdE family protein, with translation MGEEFCSDFFNDEDLEDLKQNPRSKFIEAIRNMDAATCLVKTAEIHGHFCPGSALGVMASLYGFSLLGDEAISSDGIMEDLLAIAEVNACFADGIQAVSGCTLGNNSLIYRDLGKHAVTFAVRGKEEGIRIRVRPEFMDYIIKEVPEFYPLMEKVIMRREGGPSELKRFRQKGREAAFVIIKKPFEDLFEAKTVVPDIPDYAPITGSFVCPECGEQVMATKVWKTGLHKRKCFDCIGRYFELDGSGIRKKDLRPEKKVKKQNHGPDKFL, from the coding sequence ATGGGAGAAGAATTTTGTTCGGATTTTTTCAACGACGAAGATCTTGAAGACCTGAAACAAAATCCCCGCTCAAAGTTTATCGAAGCGATTCGGAATATGGATGCGGCGACATGCCTCGTCAAAACCGCCGAGATACACGGCCATTTCTGCCCGGGAAGCGCTCTCGGCGTGATGGCATCCCTTTATGGATTCTCCCTCCTCGGGGACGAAGCAATCAGTTCGGACGGGATAATGGAAGACCTGCTCGCGATCGCAGAAGTAAATGCATGCTTCGCAGACGGCATACAGGCAGTCTCGGGCTGTACGCTCGGAAACAACTCTCTAATCTACCGTGATCTCGGTAAACATGCGGTAACCTTCGCAGTTCGCGGAAAAGAAGAAGGAATACGAATAAGAGTTCGCCCTGAATTCATGGACTACATCATTAAAGAAGTCCCCGAATTCTACCCCCTGATGGAGAAGGTCATAATGAGACGCGAGGGCGGCCCTTCGGAACTTAAAAGATTCAGGCAAAAAGGCCGCGAAGCAGCTTTCGTAATAATAAAAAAACCGTTCGAAGATCTTTTCGAGGCGAAAACCGTGGTCCCCGACATCCCGGACTATGCACCGATTACAGGCAGTTTCGTCTGCCCCGAATGCGGAGAACAGGTCATGGCAACAAAGGTCTGGAAGACCGGCCTGCATAAAAGAAAATGCTTCGATTGTATCGGAAGATATTTTGAACTTGACGGAAGCGGAATCAGA